The Deltaproteobacteria bacterium genome includes the window ACCCGGTGCCACCGATCGAACCACTTCGACCATCCCGGCATCTACGGATACGGTCTGTTCCAGCATCACCACGGCATCGGCACCTGCCGGCAACATTCCGCCGGTGGCAATCCGCACGGCATCCATTTCCCCCACCGAGATCTCCGGGACCGTTCCCATCGGAATTTCACCGATCACGTTCAGATAGGCGGCCATCGACTCCGAGGCGCCGAAGGTGTCCCGGGCACGCACGGCATACCCGTCCATCGTCGAGCGGGCAAAGGAAGGAAGATCCTCGGGAGAGGACACCGGTCGTCCGAGAATCCGGCCGAGTGCGGCCGGAGTCTCGATCTCTTCCATCGGTGGCACAGGAAAGCAAAAGGTCTCCCGAAGCCGCTGCTGGGCCTCTTGCCGGGAGAGGACCGCAGAACGACCGAGCATGTCTTTGGGGATTTCTGAAGGTTTCATAGGAAAGATTTATATCATATCCGGAACGTCCCTGACAAACTGAACTTCTGAATGGGCTCCGGACACAAAAAAACCGCTGCCCGAAAACCAGGCAGCGGCGGCATAACAAGTTTGACTTCGATTCAGTGCGCTTTTCTCAACTTGTAATGCTGGTGAGTCCCTTTGGCCTTGAACGTAGCAAAATCAAAGGTCTTATAGAACGGACTCTTTTTGTTGTGGCACTTCTTACAGGTCGTCGCATCAGGCAGGATAAACCCCTTGGCCTGAAGGTCGGCCAGTTTGAAGTCCCGGTTGGTCATCATGACCTTCATGTAGCCGGAACCCGGACCGTGACACGCCTCACACTGAACGCCGGGCATATCCGCCTTGCCGTTCGTCGTGTGACACCCCAGGCAGGTTGCGTCGGTGGTATAGTCCTTGGCACCATCAAGACCTGCTGCCTTCTTTTCCTCGGCTTTGACCCCCGGTTTCAGAAGTTCAAAGGCCTGGGCCATCTTGGTTGTTTTCCAGCTCTTGTACTCTTTCCTGTGGCACATCTTGCAACGTTTCACTCCCACATAATTCGCAGCAAAGAGGCTGTTGACTCCCACAAAGGAGAAGACGACCACCATCATGATCAACGTCATTTTTTTCATCGCTGTTTCACCTCCTTTCGCATGGAATTTTATAGCACCTGAAACCCTGCTTAAGAAATTCGCAAAGCTTTATATCACCAAAGACGAGTGAGAGTCAAATATATTCATGTAAATTCTCTTTAATATCATTCCGGGTTTTTTACTCCGGTCGATGTGTTTCCCTCCCGGGAGGACTTGCATCATCGGACCGGACATACTATGATAGACCGGAAAGAGGGGAAGCAGGACTATGTATCGTGAAAAACCGTCCGTCAGTGTTATTATTCCCACATACAACCGCTATTCACTCCTTTGTGAGGCAATATCGTCCGTTATCTCCCAGAATGATCAGGATTTTGAACTGATCATTATAGATGACGGTTCGACCGATGGAACCGGCGACGTGGGGAAAAAATTTCAGGGGAAGCTGCAATACCATTATCAGAAAAGAAGGGGCGTCAGTGCCGCCCGGAATCAGGGGATCCGTCATGCACGGGGGAAGTGGATTTGCTTCCTCGATTCCGACGACCTCTGGCATCCCCGGAAACTGGAAATCCAGCGTTCAATCATGGAGAAGGATCCGTCGATGCAGATCTCTTACACGGAAGAGATCTGGTACCGCCGCGGTCTCCGCGTCAACCCCGGGAAGAAACACGCCAAGCAGACCGGCTGGATTTTCGAACACTGTCTTCCGCTCTGCATCATCAGCCCTTCCTCCGTCATGATCCGGAAGACTCTCTTCCGGGAAATCCCTCCCTTCGACGAAAGTTTTCCAGTCTGCGAAGATTACGACCTCTGGCTCCGGATCTCTCAGCGGTATCCCGTCCATCTAATCCGGGAACCCCTGATCACCAAGCGGAACGGCCATCCCGGACAGCTTTCAGCAAGCGGCTGGGGCTTTGATCGATACCGGGTCAGAAGTATCGCCCGTCTCCTCCGGTCGGGGCGGCTTTCCACATCCCAGAAGAAGGCCGCCCGGATCATCCTCCGGAAGAAATGCACCATTCTTTCTCAAGGATTTCATAAAAGGGGAAAGACGGCGGAAGGAAAATATTATGAACAGCTCTGCAAGACCGCAGAAGATGCGTGAAATGACACATTTCCTGTTGCCATCCTTAATGTGCCGTGCTATGTTTGACGAAGTCGTAAAAAGTCGTTTTCCGGATTCCGTTCATGGTTCGACAGGCTCACCACGAACGGTCCATTAAACTTTCCGAACCACACGAACGGAATTCAATCACTTACGCCGTTCGCCCTGAGCGGGCCTGTCCTGAGCCGGTCGAAGGGCCTCGTGACTTTTTACGACACCATCATGTTTCACTTATTATTTTTCATGGACATTCAGCGAGGTTGTCATTTTCAAAACGATCGATTCCTTTGCTTTCACCAACGACAAAACCACAACCATGGGTATGTTCAACAAACTGAACCGGAGCCTGAAAGTACGCTTCGTCGTCTTTCTTGTACTGATTCTCACCCTTGCTATCGGTGCCTCTTCCTATCTGCACCTTCAGATTCAGTACAATCAGTTGATGGATATTGACCGTGAGAAACTGCGGGACATTGCCGGTGCCGTGGAGCGCAGCATCAAGACTTCCATGGAGGAAGGCAAGAGCCAGAATGTCAAGCAGATTATCGGCGACGTGGGAACCCTGCCGGACATCCTGAAGATTCGGATCTTCTCCAAACGGGGGGTGATCCTGATCTCCAGTATTGAGGGAGAAAAAGGGACCCTGATCGACGAACATGATCTGCAACTTTTGCATAACCGGAAGTTTTCGACCGTCTACGACGCGGAAAACCTCCAACAGCCGGTCTTTTCCATCATCAAACCGATTTACAATCAACCCCGCTGCTTTCGTTGTCATGGCTCCAGTACGAACCAGATCAACGGAGTCCTCGAGGTTGAGGTCTCCATGAAAAAAGTTCGTTACCGCCTGCAGGCCATCCGAAACTTCATGATTACCTCCACCCTCATCACCCTGCTCGTGCTGGTCCTGACGATTCTTTTTCTCCTTTCGCACCTCGTAAACCGGCCGATTCAACGGCTGATCACCACCATGCGGAAGGCACAACAGGGAGACCTGACGGTTCGCGTGGGTCAGGAAGCCACGCTTGAATTTCGCGAACTGGGGTGGAATTTCAACTCCATGATCTCCCGTCTGGAAAAAGCGCTGGCCGACCTGAAGCACCTCCACGAAGAACAGATGGAACGGGTCGACCGCTTTGCGACCATCGGCGAACTGGCGGCCGGCATCGCCCATGAGATCAAAAACCCCATCGCCGGGATCGGGGGAGCCATCCAGATCCTGATGGAAGATTTCCCTCTCCAGGACCCTCGCCGGGAGATCTTTGAAGAGATCCTGAAACAGATCGACCGGATCGACCGGGACGTTAAGGATCTTCTGAGTTATGCCCGGACGGCCAAGCCGACCTTGTCCGAACAGGATATCAATCATGTCATTCATCAGGCCGTCTTTCTGATCCGTGATCGGGCGGCCCAGCAACAGGTCGAAGTTGTTATGGAGCTGGATCAATCTCTCCCCAGGATCGAGGTCGACGGGAAACAGATTCAGCAGGTACTGGTCAACCTGGGATTGAACGGGATCCAGGCCATGCCCGAAGGGGGGCGTCTGCAATTCTCTTCGGCCATGATTGAACGGAGCGGGGGCAGCCGGTTCGTTGAGATCCGGGTTTCTGACACCGGTCAGGGAATCCCCTCCCGGACCATGGCCAAGATTTTCACACCCTTTTTCACCACCCGTCATACCGGCACCGGCTTGGGGCTCCCGATCAGCCAGAAGATCATTCACCAGCATCAGGGAAAGATCGAGGTACGGAGCAACCCGGACGAGGGGACCTGTTTTATCATCCAGCTCCCCCTGTTGAGAACGGACACGAAGGAGTAACCCGGAAGAACGCGATGCGAATCGAGAAACGAACCTCCTTACGTCTTCCTCTCTCCATCCATGTCGCCTACTGGGTCCATCAGCAGGAACGACAAGAGGTTTACCAGGTCGAATCGGTCAATATCGGAGCAGGGGGAATCTTCATCCGGACGGAGCTGCCCCTCGGGATCGGAACTGAAGTCCATTTGGAGTTCACCCTTCCCGGCAGCCGGGAGCCAATCCGGATACAGGGGAAAGTCGTATGGTCCGGTGGAATCTCCACAAAGGGCGCTGACAAAATTCAGGGAAAAGGCATCGAGTTTACTGCCTGTGATGACCGGATTCGGAAACAACTGCTGGATTACATTGAGGCAAACAAAACAGATATAGAGACGGAATAGGAGTTTGTTTAAATGTCAAAAGCGACCATCCTTGTTGTCGATGACGAAAAATTAATCTGCTGGTCCCTGAAAGAGAAACTCGAAAAAGAGAACTACGAAGTCCTGACGGCCGGCTCCGGAGAAGAGGCGATGGAAATTATCAACCAGGCCCAACCCGACCTGATCCTGCAGGACAACAAACTCCCCGGCATCAGCGGCATAGAACTTCTGGAAGAAATCAAGAAGATCCGGGAAGAGTCCCTGGTCATCATGATGACCGCCTACGGCGACGTCAACACCTCAGTGAAGGCGATGAAGTTAGGGGCCTACGATTTCGTGGAAAAGCCCTTTGACATCGACATGATCAAACTGACCATCGCCAAAGCCCTGGAAACAGTCAATCTGAAACAGGAGGTGCAGGTTTACAAAAACCGTGAGAAAGCACAGTACGGAATCGACAATGTCATTGGAAAAACACCGGCCATGCAGAAGGTCTTTGAGATGGTTGGGAAACTCTCCAAGAGTGATGCCACCACCGTTCTGCTCCAGGGAGAGAGCGGAACCGGCAAGGACGTCATTGCCAAGGCCATCCATTATCAAAGCCGCCGGGTGGAAAAACCCTACATGGAGATCAACTGCACCTCTCTGCCGGACACACTGATTGAGAGTGAACTCTTCGGCCATGAGAAAGGGGCCTTCACCGACGCCAAGGCAATGAAAAAGGGACTCTTCGAACTGACCGACGGGGGAACCATCCTTCTCGATGAAATCGGCGACATGCCGATGCCGACGCAGGCCAAGCTGCTTCGCGTGATCGAAAACAAGTCCTTCAAACGGGTCGGCGGTGTAAAAAATATTGTCGTTGATGTTCGAATCATCGCCGCGACGAATAAAGACCTGCATGAGGCGTCCCGCGACGGGACCTTCCGGGCGGATCTCTTCTACCGCCTCAAGGTCTTTCCGATCTATCTGCCTCCTCTGCGGGAACGGAAAGACGATATTCCTCTGCTGGCCCGTCATTTCATCCAGTTCTTCAACCGGGAGTTCAAACGAAAGGTCAAGGGGATTTCCCGGAAAACGGAAGAGCTGATGATGCGTTATGACTGGCCGGGGAATGTACGTGAATTAAAAAATGTGATCGAACGGGCGATCATCCTTGAAAGTTCCGAAATGATCCTCTCGGAACATCTCCCCATGGAGATCACAATGCCTTCACAATCCTCCACACCTAAGGGACTCCCGGTCAAGCTGCCCGCAGAAGGGATTTCCATGTCGGAAGTTGAAATGGAGCTGATCCGACAAGCCCTTGAAACGGCACAGGGAAACCAGGTTCATGCTGCGCGTCTGCTCAAGATGAGTCGGGATACACTACGATACCGCATGAAAAAATATAATCTCCTCTGAAGATGAACAAGCAACCGCCGCACACACATCCCGGATTGTGCATCCTGAATATCCGGTCGGGAACACCCGCACAAGCGCTGAGCCTGCTCCGCGGGGATCGGCTGGTCCGGATCAACGGTTACGAAATCCACGATCCGCTCGACGTCCGTTTTTACGGAAGCGAAGACGTGCTGACCCTGGAATTCGAACGGAACGGGAAGCGTTACAGTCTCTCCGTGGAGAAGGAGATCGACGAAGACCTCGGGCTGGAATTCGAGGCGCCGCCGACCCTGACCTGCAAAAACCACTGTCTCTTCTGTTTTGTCCACCAGATGCCTCGCGGCCTGCGGCATGCTCTCTATCTCAAAGATGACGACTACCGCCTCTCCTTTCTCCACGGGAACTATATCACCCTGACCAATTGCGACGAGGCGGATTACGAACGGATTTTCCGGCAGCGGCTTTCTCCGCTCTACATCTCCGTACATGCCACGAACGATACCGTCCGAAGGAAGATTCTCGGCAATCCCAATGCCCCGCCCATCCTGCCGGCACTGAAGCGCCTGACCGAAGAGGGCATCCGAATCCACGTGCAGGTCGTCCTCTGCCGGGGAATCAACGACGGGAAGGTCCTGGAACGTACCGTCTCCGACCTCGCGGCCTTTTATCCGGAGATACAATCCGTCGCAGTCGTACCGGTCGGACTGACCCGGTTTCGGAAAAACCTCCCGCAGCTTTCTCCACTAACCGCCTCCGATGCGGTGAATCTGTTGTACCTTCTCCACCCTATGCAGGAAAGGTTCCGAAAAACTTTCGGAGAAAGCTGGATCTTCCCTGCCGACGAATTCTACCTGATGGCCGGCCTCCCCTTCCCTCCGCTGGATACCTATGATGATCTTCCACAATTTGAAAACGGTATCGGCATGGTCCCCTTGCTGCAACAAGAGGTCAACGAAACAATCCGGGACCTTCCTTCCGGCCGGGTCAAAAACGAAATCACGATCGGGACCGGCCATCTGGCTTACCCCGTTCTACAGGAACTCCTTGTTGGTGTGTCAAAAAATACCGGAACAACCATCAATCTTCTGGCGATTACAAACCATTTTTTCGGCCCGGCCGTCACCGTCTCCGGTCTGCTCACCGGCTCCGATCTTCTCAAGGGCTTCGCGGACCGGAACCATGGAAAGACGATTTATCTCCCCTCCAACATGCTGGACTCCGGCGGTACACTCTTTCTGGACGGTTTGACCGTAAAAGATGTACAAAAGAAGCTGGATTGCCGACTCCGATTCATCACACCGTCTGCAGAAGGGCTCCTCTCCCCTTTCCGGAAAAGATGAAAAACCGACTTTTTAAAGGAAGACCCACCGTTTCCTTTTAAATCACCTTGACAATTTTGGGCACCCTAACATAGAATTTTAGTATAGGTGGAAGCACATTATCCGCCCCTTGCAAACGCACTTTCCCTGAGGAGATCATTCCGGATGGCTGGAAGACTCGGCGCTCTCCTGATGAACGCGCACCTGATCAGCGAAGACCAGTTACAGCAGGCATTGGCAAAGCAAAAAAAAGAAGGCGGGAGGCTGGGCAGTAATCTCGTCCAGATGGGATTTGTCCAGGAAGACAACCTGATCAGCTTCCTGAGTCAGCAGTATGGCATCCCTTCCGTGGATGTCACGAACTTCGAAATCGATCCCGAAGTCGTCAAGCTCATTCCATCCGAGGTCGCACAAAAATATATGATCATGCCCATCAACCGGACCGGCTCGACCTTGACCATCGCGATGGTCGACCCCTCAAACGTTTTTGCCATCGATGACGTAAAGTTCATGACCGGCTACAATGTCGAACCGGTTGTGGCATCGGAAGGTTCGATCAAACAGGCCATCGATCAATACTACGATTCGGCCGACATGCTGCAGACGGTTATGCAAGACATTCAGGATGAGATCAACATCGATATCATCGAAGATGTCGAAGAAGACCTTGATCTGGGCGAAATCAAACAGGCCGTGGAAGATGCCCCCGTTGTCAAACTGGTGAATTTAATTCTTTCGGAAGCCATAAAGAAGGGTGCCAGCGATATCCATATCGAACCCTATGAAAAGGAGTTCCGGGTCCGCTACCGGATCGACGGGGTCCTCTATGAAACCATGGCACCTCCGAAACGGCTGAAGGACGCCCTCACCTCCCGATTGAAGATCATGGCCGAACTCGATATTGCCGAACGGCGTCTTCCCCAGGACGGACGAATCAAGTTGAAAATGAAAAACAAGGAGGTCGATCTGCGTGTTTCAACCCTGCCGACCCTCTTCGGGGAGAAGGTCGTGATGCGGATCCTGGACAAGAGCAATCTTATGCTCGACATGACCAAACTCGGTTTTGATCCCGAGGCCCTGAAGAAACTGCAGGAAGCGATCTTTTCGCCCTACGGCATGGTCCTCGTCACGGGCCCGACCGGAAGCGGAAAATCGACCACCCTCTATTCCGCCATGGGGCAGATCAACAATCCCGAGATCAACATCATGACGGCGGAGGATCCCGTGGAGTACAACCTCTTCGGCATCAACCAGGTGCAGATGAAAGAGGAAATCGGACTGAACTTTGCCGCGGCACTCCGCTCTTTTCTGCGCCAGGACCCGGACGTCGTCATGGTCGGGGAGATCCGGGATTACGAAACGGCCGAGATCGGCGTCAAGGCCGCCCTCACAGGGCACCTGGTCCTGAGTACCCTGCATACCAACGACGCACCCAGTACGATCAACCGGCTGCTGAACATGGGAATCGAACCCTTCCTGGTGGCCTCTTCGGTCATCCTGATCATGGCCCAGCGCCTGGCCCGCCGGATCTGCCCCGAATGCAAGCAACAGGTGGAGATCCCTGAAAAAACCCTTATTGACATCGGGCTGTCACCGAAACAGGCTGCCGGTATCACCTGTTACCAGGGAACGGGATGCAGCAAATGCAACGATACCGGCTACAAAGGCCGGGTCGGGCTCTATGAAGTCATGCCGGTCGATGAACAGATCCGGGAGTTGATCCTTGAAGGCGCCTCAGCGACGGAGATCAAACATCTCGCCATCAGCAACGGCATGGAATCTCTCCGGATGGCCGCGCTGAAAAAGCTGATGGACGGTCAGACCACGCTGGACGAAGTCCTCCGGGTAACCTTCGGAGACTAACAAACAACCGGATCGAGAGAGCATCGATCGATCCACCCCTTTCCAAGGAGACCGGAATGCCACTGAGCTTACACCAGTTACTCAAAACCATGATCGAAAAAGGTGCCTCGGATCTTCACATCACAACCGGTTCGCCTCCACAAATTCGCATCGACGGAAAACTGGCGCCGATGAACCTCCCCGATTTGGCTCCCGCAGAAACCAAACAGCTCTGCTACAGCGTCTTAACGGACGCACAGAAGCACCGATTTGAGGACCAGAATGAATTGGATGTCTCCTTCGGCGTGAAAGGACTGAGCCGGTTCCGTGCGAACTTTTTCGTACAACGGGGGGCTATGGCCGCCGCCTTTCGAACGATCCCATATAAAATTCTCAGCTTCCAGGAGCTGGGCCTTCCTCCGATCGTCGAAAAACTCTGTGAGAAACCGCGCGGATTGATTCTGGTTACGGGACCGACGGGAAGCGGCAAATCCACCACCTTGGCATCCATGATCGACAAGATCAACCGTGAACGCCATGAACATATCATCACCATTGAAGATCCGATCGAGTTTCTTCACCACCACAAGAATTGCGTGGTCAACCAACGTGAAGTCAACTCCGACACCAAATCCTTTAAAGACGCTTTGAAATATGTCCTTCGACAGGATCCGGATGTCGTGCTCATCGGCGAGATGAGGGACCTGGAAACCATCGAGGCCGCTCTGACCGTTTCAGAGACCGGTCATCTGGCCTTCGCCACACTCCATACGAATTCCTGTGTCCAGACCATCAACCGGATTATCGACGTCTTTCCTTCCCATCAGCAGTCCCAAGTACGGGCTCAACTCTCTTTTGTTCTGGAAGGGGTGCTGTCCCAACAGTTAATCGCCAAGGCCGGAGGAGAAGGACGTGTTCTCGCCCTGGAGGTCATGATCCCCAATGCGGCGATCCGAAACCTGATCCGGGAAGACAAGGTACACCAGATCTACTCCACGATGCAGACCGGGCAGGGACAGTTCGGCATGCAGACAATGAACCAGTCACTCCTGGATCTCTATCAACGGCGGATCATCTCTTATGACGATGCCATCGGTCGGTCCACGGTCCCGGAGGAGCTACAGGCTATGCTGCAACATGGAACCACCACAACCGATTCACGAGAACATGCCGGGGCCCGCCCCGCAAAGGTCCGCTACTGACCCGGTTCAGGCCCGGAGCCTTTATCATCCAGAAACTCAGGAGAATGAATCATGGAAGTTTTCAAGTACGCAGGAAAAACGAGTTCCGGCGGGATCAAGAAAGGGGTCATCGAAGCGGCTTCCCGCGACGCTGCGGTCGCTATCCTTCGCCAACAGGGTGTCCGTACGACCTCCATAAAACCCAAACCGAAAGACATTGAAATCAAGATCCCCGGCCTGGGGGGCGGCGTCAAAGAAGCCGAAATTGTTATCTTTACCCGTCAGTTCGCCACCATGATCGACGCCGGGCTTCCGCTGGTACAATGCCTCGACATCCTCTCGGCACAGACGGAAAACAAGAACTTCGCCAAGGTCATTTCCGCAGTCAAGCAGGATGTGGAAGACGGATCCACCTATGCCGACGCCCTTCGCAAACACCCAAACATTTTCAGTGACCTCTATGTCAACATGGTGGAAGCCGGCGAGGTCGGCGGTATTTTAGACACCATCTTGAACCGCTTGGCCGGATACATTGAAAAGGCGATGAAATTGAAGAAAAAAGTGAAGGGCGCCATGGTCTATCCGGCAACGGTGGTCAGCGTTGCCGTCATTGTGGTGGTCATCATCATGGTCTACGTCATCCCGGTCTTTCAAAAAATGTTCTCCGGCTTCGGGGGGGTTCTGCCCGCTCCGACCCGGCTCGTGATTGCCATGAGTGAATTCCTGAAAGCAAACATCTTCTATATAATCATGGGGCTGTTTGCCTTCGTCGTTACCTTTTCCCAAACCTACAAGCGAAATTCAAAATTCAAAAAAGGGGTCCACATCGTCCTGCTGAAATTCCCCCTGATCGGTCCTCTGATCCGGAAGGTCGCCGTCGCCAAATTCACACGAACTCTGGGGACCCTGATCAGCAGTGGTGTACCGATCCTCGACGGGATGGACATCGTTGCACGGACGGCCAACAACAAGGTGATCGAAGAAGCCGTTATGAAGACCCGTACCAGCATCCAGGAAGGGCGGACCATTTCCGAACCGCTTGCAGAGACCAAGGTCTTCCCACCGATGGTCGTACAGATGATCGGCGTGGGAGAACAGACGGGGGCCCTCGACTCCATGCTGAGCAAGATTGCCGACTTCTACGATGAGGAAGTGGATAATGCCGTCTCCGCCCTGACCTCCATGCTGGAACCGATCATGATGGTTTTCCTGGGGGGAACCGTCGGCTTTCTTGTCGTCTCCATGTATCTGCCGGTCTTCCGGATGGCAGACATGATTCATTAATTCTCCCCCAGGCAGGATAACGATTCCCGCCATGGGGGGAAGAACTTCCTTCCCCTCGCGGCATAACCGCCGGAACACAATGATATTCCCATGTCTGCACGATTAACACCTCAGCAGGAAGACCTTTTCAGCCGCCTGAAATGGCTGATGTTCATGCGGATTGCGCTGGTCACCTTTCTGTTCGGAGTCACCCTCCTCGTCAGTCTGCGAAGCCCCCATAACGGAGTGATCTCCTCTTTTACCTCGCTCTATTTCCTGATCGGATATGCGTACCTCCTGACCGGTTTGTCCGCCTTTTTCTTCAAACAGATTCGTCATCCGGTACGCTTCGCCTACCTCCAGATTGCAGGAGATATCGTTTTTATCACGGGTGTGCTCCACATCACCGGCGGTATTGAAAGTCCCTTTGTCTTTCTCTATTTCCTCTCCATCATCAGCGGGAGTCTGTTGCACTACAGGAAGGGAGGCATCACGGCGGCATTGCTCAGCGCCCTTTCCTACCTGGCTCTCCTTTATATAAACACCCTGGGCGCCGCCTTCTTTCATATCACCCGCACAACATTCGACCCGCTCCGGATCTACTATCGGACCTTCCTGAACCTTTTTTCATTCTTTGTTGTTGCGTTTCTCAGTAATCAGCTTGCCCATCGGCTGAAAAAAGCCGGCGAAGAAATTCAGGAAAAAAAGATCGATATTGAAGACCTGCAGGCATTCAACGAGAATATCATCCAGAGTGTTACCAGCGGTCTGATCACGACCGATCTGTCCGGTTGTGTCACTTCGGTCAACCGTTCCGCAGAGAAAATCCTGGGCCTTCCGAAATCCGCTCTGTTGCACATGAATCTGGAAGAACTTTTCTCATTCGAAAAGATCACCCATTATCTGCATCGTAACCCCTTACAAGGAGCGCAGGAAGACTTCCGCCGGTTCGAAGTCACCTATACGAATCATGACAAAAAGGAGATGATCCTCGGGATGACACTGTCACTCCTTCGCAACAACCGAAAGGAATTGCAGGGTTACCTCTGCACCTTCCAGGACCTTACCCGGATCAAGGCCCTGGAAAAAAAGATGAAACGAAACGAACAACTGGCCATGATCGGTGAACTTTCCGCAGGCATCGCGCATGAAATCCGGAATCCCCTGGCCTCCATCAGCGGATCGATTCAGATGCTGAAGGACGAACTGGACCTCGACGATGCCAACCGGCGGCTGATGGAGATCATCCTGAAAGAAACAGACCGGCTGAATAACCTGATCGGGAATTTCCTGATGTACGCCCGCCCGAAACCGATCGAGCGGTCAAACGTCCTGCTGAAGGATCTCGTGGACGAAACAGTGACCCTGCTGCAATACAACCGGAGGATCCGGAAAAACCTCTCGATCGACGTCAACCTGCCGGATAAGCTGGAACTGGATGTTGATTCTACAGCCATGCGCCAGGTCTTATGGAACCTGGCCGTCAATGCCATTGACGCCATGCCGGAGGGCGGAACGCTCACAATCTCCGGGCGGAAGATTGCAGGCGACCGCCCGCTGGCAAAAAGAAAAAAAGGAACCCCCATAATCCGGATCACCTTCTCAGACACCGGCTGCGGCATCGACCCCGAAATCCGAGACCGCATCTTTTTCCCCTTCCACACGACGAAAGAAGGTGGTACCGGTTTGGGACTGGCCATTGTCCACCAGATCATGCAACAACATGACGGCTGGATCGATGTTGTCAGCCTCCCCGGCGAAGAAACAAGCTTTCACCTCTATCTGCCGGAGAACGTGCCGACAACCGTTTTGCAGGAGGTTTAGATGCATTCGATTCTCATTGTTGATGATGAACAAAGCATGCGGGAATTCCTCTCCATTCTGCTGAAAAAGGAGGGCTATGCCGTTCATACGGCCTCCAACGCACGGGAGGCCCTACAGCAGATTGAAGAACGGATCTTCAGCCTGATCATTTCGGATATCAAAATGCCGGGGATGGACGGTCTGCAACTTCTGCAGAAGGTCCGAAAGATCTCACCCGACACCCTCGTCCTGATGATCACGGCCTTCGGATCCACCGATACGGCCATCGAAGCCATGAAGAAAGGCGCACTCGATTATATCATTAAACCCTTCAAGGTTGACAAAATCAAAATGATCATCCGGAATGCCCTGAAGAAGATCGACCTGGAACAGGAAAACGCCCTTCTCCGCCGGGAACTCTTTGCCCGTAACGGCCTGGACCGTATCATCGGTAGAAGTCCTCTGATGAAATCGGTTTTTGAAATTATCCGGAAAACCGCCGACAGCAAGAGCAATGTCCT containing:
- a CDS encoding glycosyltransferase, yielding MYREKPSVSVIIPTYNRYSLLCEAISSVISQNDQDFELIIIDDGSTDGTGDVGKKFQGKLQYHYQKRRGVSAARNQGIRHARGKWICFLDSDDLWHPRKLEIQRSIMEKDPSMQISYTEEIWYRRGLRVNPGKKHAKQTGWIFEHCLPLCIISPSSVMIRKTLFREIPPFDESFPVCEDYDLWLRISQRYPVHLIREPLITKRNGHPGQLSASGWGFDRYRVRSIARLLRSGRLSTSQKKAARIILRKKCTILSQGFHKRGKTAEGKYYEQLCKTAEDA
- a CDS encoding HAMP domain-containing protein; the encoded protein is MGMFNKLNRSLKVRFVVFLVLILTLAIGASSYLHLQIQYNQLMDIDREKLRDIAGAVERSIKTSMEEGKSQNVKQIIGDVGTLPDILKIRIFSKRGVILISSIEGEKGTLIDEHDLQLLHNRKFSTVYDAENLQQPVFSIIKPIYNQPRCFRCHGSSTNQINGVLEVEVSMKKVRYRLQAIRNFMITSTLITLLVLVLTILFLLSHLVNRPIQRLITTMRKAQQGDLTVRVGQEATLEFRELGWNFNSMISRLEKALADLKHLHEEQMERVDRFATIGELAAGIAHEIKNPIAGIGGAIQILMEDFPLQDPRREIFEEILKQIDRIDRDVKDLLSYARTAKPTLSEQDINHVIHQAVFLIRDRAAQQQVEVVMELDQSLPRIEVDGKQIQQVLVNLGLNGIQAMPEGGRLQFSSAMIERSGGSRFVEIRVSDTGQGIPSRTMAKIFTPFFTTRHTGTGLGLPISQKIIHQHQGKIEVRSNPDEGTCFIIQLPLLRTDTKE
- a CDS encoding sigma-54-dependent Fis family transcriptional regulator translates to MSKATILVVDDEKLICWSLKEKLEKENYEVLTAGSGEEAMEIINQAQPDLILQDNKLPGISGIELLEEIKKIREESLVIMMTAYGDVNTSVKAMKLGAYDFVEKPFDIDMIKLTIAKALETVNLKQEVQVYKNREKAQYGIDNVIGKTPAMQKVFEMVGKLSKSDATTVLLQGESGTGKDVIAKAIHYQSRRVEKPYMEINCTSLPDTLIESELFGHEKGAFTDAKAMKKGLFELTDGGTILLDEIGDMPMPTQAKLLRVIENKSFKRVGGVKNIVVDVRIIAATNKDLHEASRDGTFRADLFYRLKVFPIYLPPLRERKDDIPLLARHFIQFFNREFKRKVKGISRKTEELMMRYDWPGNVRELKNVIERAIILESSEMILSEHLPMEITMPSQSSTPKGLPVKLPAEGISMSEVEMELIRQALETAQGNQVHAARLLKMSRDTLRYRMKKYNLL
- a CDS encoding DUF512 domain-containing protein, whose product is MNKQPPHTHPGLCILNIRSGTPAQALSLLRGDRLVRINGYEIHDPLDVRFYGSEDVLTLEFERNGKRYSLSVEKEIDEDLGLEFEAPPTLTCKNHCLFCFVHQMPRGLRHALYLKDDDYRLSFLHGNYITLTNCDEADYERIFRQRLSPLYISVHATNDTVRRKILGNPNAPPILPALKRLTEEGIRIHVQVVLCRGINDGKVLERTVSDLAAFYPEIQSVAVVPVGLTRFRKNLPQLSPLTASDAVNLLYLLHPMQERFRKTFGESWIFPADEFYLMAGLPFPPLDTYDDLPQFENGIGMVPLLQQEVNETIRDLPSGRVKNEITIGTGHLAYPVLQELLVGVSKNTGTTINLLAITNHFFGPAVTVSGLLTGSDLLKGFADRNHGKTIYLPSNMLDSGGTLFLDGLTVKDVQKKLDCRLRFITPSAEGLLSPFRKR
- the pilB gene encoding type IV-A pilus assembly ATPase PilB yields the protein MAGRLGALLMNAHLISEDQLQQALAKQKKEGGRLGSNLVQMGFVQEDNLISFLSQQYGIPSVDVTNFEIDPEVVKLIPSEVAQKYMIMPINRTGSTLTIAMVDPSNVFAIDDVKFMTGYNVEPVVASEGSIKQAIDQYYDSADMLQTVMQDIQDEINIDIIEDVEEDLDLGEIKQAVEDAPVVKLVNLILSEAIKKGASDIHIEPYEKEFRVRYRIDGVLYETMAPPKRLKDALTSRLKIMAELDIAERRLPQDGRIKLKMKNKEVDLRVSTLPTLFGEKVVMRILDKSNLMLDMTKLGFDPEALKKLQEAIFSPYGMVLVTGPTGSGKSTTLYSAMGQINNPEINIMTAEDPVEYNLFGINQVQMKEEIGLNFAAALRSFLRQDPDVVMVGEIRDYETAEIGVKAALTGHLVLSTLHTNDAPSTINRLLNMGIEPFLVASSVILIMAQRLARRICPECKQQVEIPEKTLIDIGLSPKQAAGITCYQGTGCSKCNDTGYKGRVGLYEVMPVDEQIRELILEGASATEIKHLAISNGMESLRMAALKKLMDGQTTLDEVLRVTFGD